CTTGATGCAATGAGCACAAAAGCAAATATGTCATTAACTAAAGCTTGGATTCCATATGTATTAGTTGCGATTATTCTTGTTATAACAAGAGTTTCTTCAGAAGCTAAAGCCTTTGTTTCTTCTTGGGTTATTCCATTCAAAGATATTATGGGAGAAGGTTTAGGATATGCTATAACTCCACTATATTTACCAGGTGGTATTTTAGTATTTGTAGCTCTTGTAACTTATTTCTTACATAAAATGGAATTTAAAGAGATGAAAGCTGCAATTGGAGAATCTTCGCAAGTAATGATTGGTGCAGGATTTGTACTTGTATTTACTATTCCTTTAGTTAGAATTTTAATTAACTCAGGAATTAATGAGTCAGGATTTGATTCTATGCCTGTTGCTATGGCAAACTTTGTTGCAACTTCAGTTGGAGATATTTATCCACTATTTGCACCTCTAGTTGGAGCATTAGGTGCTTTCATTGCAGGAAGCAATACAGTTTCAAATATGATGTTATCACAATTTCAATTTGGTGTAGCAGATGCTTTAAGTATTTCTACTGCATTTATGATTGCACTTCAAGCAGTTGGAGCAGCAGCAGGTAATATGATTGCTATTCACAATGTAGTTGCAGCATCAGCTACAGTTGGTTTACTTGACCAAGAGGGTGAAACATTAAGAAGAACAATTATCCCTACTATTTACTATTGTTTAGTTGCGGGGATTTTAGGTCTTATTGGAATGTATGTGTTAGGTTTAACTGACCCATTAATGAAATAACTATAAAGGCAAAAGCCTTTATAGTTTAAACTTTCTCTCTTACTATTTTTATATCTTCTAATTTAATATCTAAAAAACAATTCTGCATACTAGTTAAACAATCAATACAAAAAGCTTTTACAGTAAGTTCCATATTTTCATAATCATCCAATGAAACTTCTAATTCATAATAGTCTCCACAATAAGAGATATCTAAAATAGAGGCTTTTATTTTTGTTTCATCAGCAGTAACTTCAATTTTATCAATAGGAATAACAGCAAGGTTTTCCAAAGAAATAGTTGAGCCTAAATCTTCAACTAATTTATAAGGGAGTCTATTAATTCTATTTAAAAAATTTGCTACATAATATGATTTTGGTTTTTCAAAAAGTTCTTGTGAAGTTCCAAATTGCTCTATTTTTTTATTATTAATAATAGCAATTTTATCAGACATACTTAAAGCTTCTTTTTGGTCATGGGTAACTAAGATTGCACTAAGACCTAAATCTTTAATCATCTTTTTTAACCAAACTTTTGTCTTATTTCTTAAGATTGTATCTAAGTTTGAAAAAGGTTCATCAAGTAATAAAACTTTTGGCTCATAAGCTAATACTCTTGCAATAGAGACTCTTTGTTGTTGTCCACCACTTAATTCATGTATTTGTTTATATCTATGGTCAAATAAGTCAAATTGCTTTAATAAAGTATCAACTCTTCTTTGTTTCTCTTCTTGTTTTAATTTATATAATGCAAACTCTATATTTTCTTTTACATTTAAATGAGGGAAAAGTGCATAATCTTGAAAAATATATCCAATATCAGTATTACATTCATGTTTACCATTATTTACTAAACAAGTTTCATTTAAAAATATTTCCCCTTTATACTCTGAATGTAAAGAGGCTATACATCTTAAAATAGTACTTTTTCCACAACCACTAGGACCAAGAATCGTTACAATTTCTCCAGCTTCAACATTAAAAGAGATATCTTCTAAAATTTTAGTTTCACCAAAAGAAACTGATAAGTCATTTACACTAATTCCTATCATAAACTATTAATCCTTAATCATTTTTTTTACTAATATTAAAACAGAAACAATACCTAATAAAACAATAAACATAGCAGGAACACTTGATTCTACTACTTGTGCTTGAGTTACTAACTCATGAGATAAAACAGCAAGTGTATCATAATTAAAAGGTCTTAAAATCATTGTAAGAGGTAACTCTTTAATTACTTCAATAAAAATTACAATAAAACTTGCCATAGCTGAATTTTTTATCAATGGAAACATAACTTTTAAAAATGTTTGGAAAGAACCTATTCCCATTGTTTTACAAGCATCATCATAACTTTGAGGAATTTTTGAAAAACCAGCCTCATAGTTGTTAATTGAAATTGCTATAAATCTAACTGTATAACCAAATATAACTGCAATAATTGTACCACTTAGTAAGATATTAAAACTCTTGTCAATCAGAGCAAAGAAACTTAATATCCCAACAGCAACAACAGCTCCTGGAATTGAGTAACCCAATTTAGAGATTTGCATTAAATTGTCAGCAAGTTTACTCTTATGTAATCTTACATTATAAACTAATACAAAAGCTAAAATTGTAATAAATGTAGCTGAAAATACACCAATAGATAGTGTTTGATAAAGAATCGTTAAGAAGTCTTCATCTATTACCTCTTCATATGATCGATAAAACCAAACTGTCATTTGAGAAAATGGTAATAAAAATCCAAAGAAAAATGGAATAAAACAAGCAATAAAAGCAAAAAAATTACTAAATCCAGTTAGTTTCTGCTTTGCAATAGGTTTAAAATCTTTTCCACTACTTTTATATCTTTTATTTCTTCTTTGAAATCTCTCTAAAAAGATTAATATAAAAATAAAAAGCATTAACATTGAAGCAAGTTTAGAAGCATCTTCTACACTTCCCATTCCAAACCAAGTTCTAAAAATACCTGTTACAAAAGTTGCTACACCATAATAATCCATTACACCAAAATCAGCTACTGCTTCCATTACTGCTAGAATTACACCTGCTACAATTGCTGGTCTTGAAATAGGAATTACTACTTTATAAAAGATTTGAAAATTGTTTAATCCCATAGTCTTTGAAGCATCAATAATAGAAGAAGATTCTGCTCTTAAATAAGTTTTACATACAATATAAACATATGGATATAAAACTAAAGACATAACAATAATAGCACCTTCAATAGACATAATGTCAAAGAAGTAAACTTCAGATAAGTCTTTTCCTAATAATTCTAAAATAAAAGTTGTCACACTACCCGTAATATCAAACATTCCACCATAAATATATGCAACAATATATGTAGGAATTGCAAAAGGTAAAATCAAAGCATAATGAAAAAATGAAGAACCAGTAAAGGTAAAAAGTGAGGTCAAATATGCTGTAGTAAAGCCTAAAATAGCTGTAATTACAGCTACTCCTACCATAATATATAGTGAGTTAAAAATATATTCAAATAATACAGTTTCTACTAGATGTTTCCAATTCTCTCCACCTATGAATATATTTGTAAATAAAATAATTGCTGGTACTGAAATAAGTAGTGTTATAAAAACACTACTTACTGTAAGTTTATTAATATGTTTCAAATCTATCTAAAGCCTCTTATCTCCAACCTGCTCGATCGAAGATTTTAACAGCTTTAGCATTATTTTCACCTAAAGTATTGATAGAAATTGTATCATCTTCAAAAGTTCCCCAAGAAGAAACAAGTTCAGAAGGCTTAACACCTTTTAAAACTGGATATTCAAAGTTACCTTTTGCAAATAATTCTTGTGCATCTGCACTTGCTAAAAACTCAACAAATTTAATTGCATTCTCTTTATTTGGAGAATATTTAGCAACACCTGCTCCTGATACATTAATATGAGTTCCACCATTTTCAAATTTAGGGAAAATAATCTTAACTTTTTTAACTGCTTCAGCTTGAGCAATCTCTTTATTGTCTACCATTTTACCAATGTAGTAAGTATTTGCAATTGCAATATCACCAATTTTGTTAGCAATAGCTTTTACTTGATATCTATCATTTCCTTTTGGTTTATTTGCCATATTTGCAACAACACCTTTAGCCCACTCTAAAGCTTTCTCTTCCCCATGATGTGCAATCACTGCTGCTAATAAAGATTGATTATATACATTGTTTGAAGATCTAACCATAATTTTCCCTTTAAATTTAGGGTCTGCTAAATCCTCATAAGTTTTTAACTCATTTTCAATTCCACTTCCAATTCTATATACAGCAACTCTTGATCTTTTAGTAAGTGCAAACCATTGATTATCTTTGTCTCTTAATTTTTCAGGAATATTCTTTGTTAAATACTCTGAATCAATTGATTGGAAAAGATTTTTTTGTTTTGCTTGGTATAAATTTCCAGCATCTACAGTAATTAAAACATCCGCAGGAGAATTTTCACCTTCTGTTTCCATTCTTTTAATTAATGCTGTAGCATCTGCTTTTACAACATTTACTTTGATTCCTGTTTTATCTTCAAACATTTTAAAAAGTTCTTTATCTGTATCATAATGTCTATGAGAGTAAACATTTACTTCATTTGCCGCGAATAACGAACTTGCAAGTACAAGTGTTCCTAATGCTAGTTTTTTTAACATTTATGTCCTTTTTGTTAATGATAATAGTTATTGAAATATTAATCAATAATCTCTTAGTTCTTCCTTAATATTAAGAACGATTATCATAATATAATGAAGACATAAAAAAAGGGAAGGTTTTTAAACCTCCCCTTTAATACTTTACTAATAAAATTACTTTGCGTATGCTGCGTCAGTAACGTCTTGAGTATTTACAATATATGGAACTAGTGCCATGTGTCTAGCTCTTTTAATTGCTTTTTCTACCATCTCTTGAGAGTTTTTAGAGTTACCAGTAAGTCTTCTAGGCATAATCTTACCTCTCTCACTCATAGAAATTTTTAATAAATCAGTGTTTTTGTAATCAATGAAATCAACTTTCATTTCAGTGTATTTACAAAATTTTTTTCCGTATTTTCTTCTTTCAGCCATTTTTTATCCTTATCTTCTAGAACGGTATTTCATCGTCATCGATATCGATTTCAGGTATGTTATGTTCTGGCGCATTTTGTTGCCCTTGATTCATACCACCATAACTATTTTGCCCAGCATTTTGCTGTGGTTGACTATATTGATTTTGTGATGCTTGATTATAATTACTTTGAGGAGCATAACCACCTTGAGTATTTTCATAACCTACATTTTGTGCTTCAGATTTAGTATCTAACATTTTCATAGTATCAACTCTTAGAGCATGTTTACTTCTATTAGAACCATCTTGAGCAGTCCACTGTTCAAAAACAAGTCTACCTTCTAATAAAACTTTTGAACCTTTTCTTAAGTATTGGTTAGCAACTTCAGCAGATCTTCCAAAGATATTAAAATCTAAGAAACAAACTTCATCTTTTTGTTCACCAGTTTGAGTCTTATATCTATGGCTAGTTGCGATTGCACCTTTTGCAAGGGCTGCTCCATTAGGCATATATCTTAATTCGATATCTCTTGTAAGATTTCCTACCATTACTACTTTATTATACATAAGATGTTCCTATTTATTTTTATTAGTTAGCTTTTTTTGCTGCCTCATCGCTCATTTTTGTCCATGCAGCGATTTCTTTTTTATTTTCATATTTAATGAAAATGAATCTAATGATATTTTCATTGATTCTATAGTTTCTTTCGATTTCTTTTAGTGAAGTTGGCTCACCTTTGAAATAAACAACAAAGTAGTAACCTCTTTTGTGTTTTTGAATTTCATAAGCTAAGTTTCTTGAACCCATATCATCACAAGCAACGATTTCTCCACCATTCTTAGTGATTAAAGCTTTTACTGCTTCGATTTGTGCCGCAGTCTCTTCTTCTGTAAGAGTTGGCTTAACAATAAACATTGTTTCATAATGTTTTAATTTTGACATCTATTTTCTCCTTATAGTTTGTGCCGGTATCTTTACAAATATCAGCAAGGACTTTTTTGTAAAGTTGCTGATTTTATCTAATTAAAACTGAAACTTTTCTAAGGCAAGCTTGTAAATAGAGATTTGAGTCATGAATTTTTGAAGATTTTAGTTCTAGTTCTATAGAAAGCAAATAATTTAATATCTCTAAGAACTTCTCTGGTTTTATATTTATTGCTAATCTTGTCTTTTTTTCCCAAACATTTTTAGGAGGAACGAAACCTAATATCTCTTTTGCATTTGGAACACCATGAACTCTTGCATATGAACTTATCATAAATAGTTGTTGTACAAATGAAGTCACTTGAGTTAGAAGATAAATTTCATTCATTCCTTCTTCTAAAAGAAGTTCTAAATCATCACTAATATCTTCTGAAGATAAAAGGTTATGTAAGAACTCTTCAAAATTTACAGCTCCTATCCCAAAACAGTGAGCATTTACTTTATCAGTAGTAATTTTTTCATTTAAAATTGCAAGTTTTTCTAAATCATTTACACATAAAGATAGATCTTGTCTATGCATAAAGTAAAGATGATTTAGTGCTGAAATTTCATAATTTAAGTTTAACTTTCTTGCATGAGTCTCTATAAGTTTTACTGCCTCATTTGCAAAAGGAGAAAAAAATCTTACACTAACTGCATTTAATTTAGGTGTAAAATATCCATCCATAGCTTTAAAGTCACTATCTCCCATACAAGCAAAAATAACTTTTGAATCAGGATTTATAGAACAAGCTTCAAGAAGCTCAGTTACATCTTTTTTAGGAAGTTTTTTATCTATTTTGATAATAAGAATATTATTTGAAGAAAATAGTGATGATTGAAGTAATTTATCTTTTGCATATTTAAAATTATAATCATCAAAGTAGAGTTTTTCTATCTCATCTTTATTTCCCAATTGATTAGCTACTAAATTAGTATAATACTCAATTAAAAAAGATGATTGCCCATAAAACATATAGGCATTAAAAACTTCGTTTTGTTTTAATTTATTATCAAATTCATTTCTATACATTTTGCAATAATAACTAAAACTTGCTTTTTTTGTACTTTTTTTACTTATTAAATAACTCTTCTTATATCTTTTATTATTTCAGATTTAGTTACAATATCAAAAATAAAAAAAGGTTATTTATGGAGATTGAAATTTCAACCCCTGCTTTACTATTTCCAGCAGTCTCTTTACTATTACTAGCTTATACAAATAGATTTTTAACAACAGGCCAACTAATTAGAGCTTTAAGTTCACAAGCTAGAAAGGGAGAAATTGGAGAGTTTAGAGGACAGATTGAAAACTTAAAAAAGAGATTAGAACTAACAAAATGGATGCAATTTTTTGGAGCTTTATCACTTCTTATGTGTACTATTTCTATGTTTTGTCTTTTTTTAGGCTTTTATATTTTTGGTAAACAGATTTTTGGATTAAGTTTAATCTCTATGTGTTTATCACTTGGTATCTCTATTTGGGAAGTTTATATTTCATCAAATGCTTTAAATCTTGAATTAAAAGATTTAATGGAAAAATGTAGTTAAAAAACTTATTAGGAGTTATTATGCAAACTGAAGCAAAAATTTTATGGACAAGTGACAATAAAGAAACAGTTGAAAATATGGTACTTTTATATGCACACAATGCAAAACTAAAAGCTTGGATGCAAGAAGTTACTATTTTAGTTTGGGGAGCAAGTCAGAAGTTAATCCATGAAGACAAAGAGATTCAAGAAAAAATCAAACAGATGTCAAAAGATGGAGTTAAATTTATTGCTTGTTTAAAATGTGCTGATAACTTAGAGATAACCTCAACATTAGAAGCTTGCGATATTAATGTTTATTACACAGGAGAACTTCTAAGTCAATGGATTAAATCAGGGGATACAATTCTTACTGTTTAATCTATTTTCTTATATAGCGCATAAATAAACTCTCTTTTATCTAAACTTGGCATCGTAAATTCAAAAGTTTCAGACTCTAAAAGTTTGAAAGCTTTGCCAAGATAAAAATTAAATTCTTCTATATCATACTGCTTTAAAGGTAAACTTGCACATTTTTCTGCTGTTCCTTTTTTATATTGAGCAAATAGAATTAAACCATCTTTTCTAAGACTTTGTTTTAAACTTTCAAAATAGTTTTTTATTTCATCTTCCTCAATCAAAAAATGAAGAACTGCCCTATCAATCCAAACATCACACTCTTTTTTAAAAGGTTTTGAAATATCAAATTGAAAAAACTCTACATTTTTACCTTTGATTCTCTTTTTTAAAATATTTAAAGCCTCTAAACTTATATCATTTAAAACTGTTTTACCTTCTCTTAGAGCTAAAATGTCTGCTATCTTTGAAGTTCCTACTCCACTCACAAATACATCTTTATTTTCTAACTTTTCTATCTTCTGTAAATATTTTAAAGTTTGAGAAAAATCTTTCTCAAACCAACCTAAAATCTCTTCACATTGTGTATTAAAAATTTTATCCCAGTGCTTTTGCTTTTCCATTAGTATTTTAATGACCCTACAATTTTTTTAGTAAGAATATCACTTGATTTTATAACAACTTTTTGTTTAGAAAAAAGTACTTGTCCCTTATAATTATCTAAATAGATTTTCATACCTGGCATTATGCCATAAGAGACACAAACACCTTTTTCATCATCTGTTATTTTAACTTTTATCTCAAGACCAAGATTTTTAGCAGCCCATCTAGCATATTTTCTATCTTCAAAATCCCAAACCATTTGATCTATTTTTCGCTCTTGAATTGAGATATGTTCACAGATTTCATCTATATTTTTAGGAGTCTCTTTTGTTTTAAGCATACGGTGTAATACTAAATCAGAATATCTTCTAATTGGACTCGTAAAGTGCGAATAAGAAGAGAAACCTAAACCAAAGTGTCCTAAGTTTTTAGAAGAGTATTTTGCTTGTGTTTGTGCATGAATAATTAACTCATCTATCTCATCTTTTATTACAGAATGTTTTGCTTTCTCTTGAATATGTGTAATTGTATCATGCACATCATTTTGTAGTTTTGCTTTAATACCTAAAGCATTTACATCATCAACTAATTTCGAAATAGCTTTAAAAGGTGGTTCTTCATGTATTCTAAAGATTCCTACAGAGTTTACTTTTTTACTAGCTTCAATATTTGCTAAAAGCATACACTCTTCCACTAACTGGTGAGAAGGTGACGAGGTCTCAACATCAATACCTTCTAACTCATATTGTCTATTAAGTTTTAATCTATACTCAACACTTCTAAAATCATAACCCTTTTTAAGTCTTTCATATCTAAAAGATTTTGTAACCTCATATAAAGAGATTAAAGTATCAAAAATCTCTTTTTCCTCTTCAGTATAAGTATCAAATTTTTTCTCTAATACTCTATCAATTCTTCCATAAGAAAACTTTCTTCTTGATTTTATTATTGCTTCAAAAACTTCAGATTTTAGTACTGCTTTATTTTCAATATCTAAATAGATTTTAAATACATAAGAGTATCTTTCAACACCCTCTTTTAATGAACACATATCTTCACTAAGTTCATTTGGAAGCATTGGTAAAACTTTTCCTGGTAAATATGCAGAAGTACTCTTTAAAAAAGCTAATTTATCAAGTTCACTTCCCTCTTTTACAAAATAAGAGACATCAGCAATTCCAACATAAAGAATTTCATTTTCTTCATCATAATAAATTGCATCATCATGGTCTTTTGCACTAGCTGGATCGATTGTTGTAAAAGCTAAATGAGTTAAATCAACTCTTTGTTTGGTATCATCCATTTTTGCTTCTACTTCAAGGGGCTTATTTAGTCTAAACTCTTCATTATATAGATATAAAGATATTTGTTCATCAATCTTTGCATCAGAAATGTTTCCAAGCTTTTTTATTACTTCAAAGTTTTTATCATCTATTAATAAAATATCATTTTCATTAGCTTCAATCTCTTTTTTAACTTGAAGTTCAATATTCTCTTTTAAAGTAAAAAAAGCATTATCTCTTTTATAAATTAGTATCTCTTTTTTATTTCCTTCTAAAACTCTTATAACTTTTGCTTTTGTTTTACTTCTTGGATTAAAAACTCTTTTTGCTAATACTAAATCCTTATCATATGCACCAGATAAATTTTCAAAATCTATTTTTACATCTTTATGTTCATTTGCTAAATCTTTTAAGGTTGCATTATTTTTATTGATTTTTACAATAGCAACTTTATATTTAGAATTTATTTCATATAAATCATTACTTCCAATTATAATTATATTTTCATCTATAAACTCTTGAAGTACTTCTTTTTCGCTATTTGAGAAATCATTTATACCTTTTACAATTTTAGTAAAAATTTTTTTCAACAAAACTATTCCTTTTCTTTCTTAATATAATATTATGATATAATTTATTTTTTAAAGTTATTCATAAGGAAACTAAATGCTTTTCAAAATAATTTTTACTCTTATTCTGTTATTCAGCACTTCACTTCAGGCAAATAGTAGCAAACCTACACTTATATTTTATTGTGGCATCACAATGGTAAAACCAATTAAAGAGATGGCAAAAATTATTGAACAAAGATATAACTGCACAATTAAAATCTCACAAGGAGGTTCAAAAGACCTTTATGACGCTTTAAAATACTCTAAAGTAGGAGATTTATATCTACCTGGTAGCAACTCATATAGAAAAAACAATTTAAAAGATGGCTACTTATTAGAAGCTGTTGAAATAGGTTATAACCAAGCTGCAATTTTCATAAGAAAAGATTTAAAAAAAGAGATAACTTCACTTGATTCTTTTATTGATACCTCTCTTGCTTCTATTCTTTGTACTCCAAAATCTGGAAGCATAGGAAGAGAAACAAAAAATATTCTTACAAAATATAAAGGAGAAGAGTTCTTTTATGATGCTTTTGATAATGCTGTAGAAATAGGAACAGATTCAAGAAATTTAAATAAGGCTTTAATTGAAAAAAGAGCAGATATTACTATTAATTGGAGGTCAACAGGGTATTGGCCAGAAAACAATAAATATATAAAAATAGTTGAAATTGATGAAAAATTTGCACAAAAGAAAAAATTAGAAATCTCTTTACTTAAATTTTCAAAAAATAAAGAGATTGCAAAGGCTTTTATGAATTTTGCTTCTTCACAAGAGGGTAAAGATATTATGAAAAAATATGGCTTCTTATAGGATATAAACTTGTTCGGAAAATTCACGTATACTCTAAAAAACCTTATTTTATTACTTTTAGTCTTTATTTTTGGATTAATATTTTTAATCTCTTTACATATTTTTTTCCTAAACTTAATAGACAATTTAGATAAAAAAACTGAAAACCTAAAAGCAAAAATGGAAATTGGAGAGTTTATTGTAGATGATTTACATAAAATCCGTTCAGATTTTTATGAATTAGCAACTTCTACAACAAATCTTAAAGGTATTGAATTAATAAATAATAGAATAGAGCAAAGAATAAATAATATTGAAGATGGCTTAAATATTTTAGAAAATGGTGGTGTTTTAAAAAGAGTAATTAGACTAAATATTGTAGGGCATAATGATACAGAAAAAGTCATTCATTACAATAAAGATGATAACAATATTTCTTTAGAGGTTATAGATTTAAGTCCTAAAATTATCGAATTTGAAGAGATGCTTCAAACTTTAAATAACTTATTGAAAAAACAAATTGCATTAAAACAAGAAAATGACCCAATTGGTTTTATGAAGCAAAATAAAAAAATAAAACGATTTTATAAAAGTACTCCTGCTTTTTTTGTAAGAATTACAGAAAATGCAAATAGATTACTTTATGAAGGGACAATTGAGTTAAAAAAACTTCAAGATGAAATTAAAAAACAAAAAAAACAATATACAAACCTTGAACTGCTTTTAATCTTAATTATTATTTTTATAGTTGCTATTCTTGGTTTTTTAATTGCTATTCAAATAAATAAAAATACAAAAAACTTAGAGATACAAGAGCGTTCTACAAGGGGGATTCTTGATGCACAAAAAAATATAGTTGTTGTAAGTAATGGCGAATATATGATTGATGCAAATCAGGCTCTTGTAGATTTCTTTGATGGTTATAATAGTTTTGATGATTTTCAAAAAGAGCATATTTGTATTTGTGATTTTTTTGTAGATATAAATGACGATGATTATGTAATTGATAAAGATTATGATGGAAGGATGTGGTTTGAATATATCTTAGACAATCCTAGTAAGTTGCACAAAGTTGCTATGTACAAACAAGAAGTCTTAAATTATTTTACAATTTCAGCTTCAAAAAAAGTTTTAGATACAAATAACTTTATAGTAATTGTAGCTTTAAACAATATTACAAAAGAGATTGAGGCACAAAAAGAGTTAAAAGCTTTAAATAATAATTTAGAAAATATAATTGACCATAAAACAAAAGAGCTAAAAGACTTAAATAGAAACTTAGAGATAAAAATCAAAGAAGAGGTTGAAAAAAATAGAGAAAAAGATAAAGCTCTTATCCAACAAGGAAGATTTGCTGCATTAGGAGAGATGATAGGAAATATTGCACACCAGTGGAGACAACCTCTGTCAGCAATCTCTTCAACAGTTTCTTCTATGCAATTACAAATTGAATTAAATATTGCAACAAAAGATGATATAAAGAACTCTTATAGTTCTGTTATGAAGTATGTAGAATTTTTAAATCAAACAATTGAAGATTTTAGAAGTTTTTTTAGAAAAGATAAAGAGGCTGTAAAGTTTAATGTTATTGATGTACTTAATAATTCTCTTTGTATTACAAGTGCCGTATATAAAGACAATGCTATTACAGTCACTTTAGATTTAGAAAAAAAAGAGCTTTGTTCAGTAGGCTTCCCAAATGAGTTAGCACAAGCTTTTTTAAATATTTTAAATAATGCAAAAGATATTCTAAAAGAGAAAAAACTAGAGAAAAGACAAGTTTATATAAAAGCCTATGAAAATGAAAATCAAAATATAATTGAATTTTATGATAGTGCAGGAGGAATTTCTTCAAATATAAAAGATAAAATATTTGACCCATATTTTACTACAAAACATAAATCACAAGGTACAGGAATAGGTCTTTATATGAGTAAAGATATAATTGAAAAGCATATGAAAGGTTCTTTAACAGCCTATAATTCTGACTTTTTTATAAATGAGTATCACTATTTTGGTGCTTGCTTTAAAATAAAATTACCAAAACTTTAACTTTATTTAGATATAATCCTCAAAATTTTGAGAAGAGGAACACAGTAATGGCATTAAATGTTTACTACGATAAAGATTGTAATATTGAATTAATCAAATCTAAAAAAGTTGCAATGATTGGATTTGGATCACAAGGTCACGCGCACGCAGAAAACTTAAGAGACTCTGGTGTTGAAGTTGTTGTTGGTTTAAGAAAAGATGGTTCATCTTGGGCTAAAGCAGAAGCTAAAGGTTTTGAAGTTAAAACTGTTGCAGAAGCAACTGCTGCTGCAGATGTTGTAATGATTTTATTACCAGATGAAAATCAAGCTGATATTTATACAAATGAAATTAAACCAAACCTTAAAGAAGGTGCTTATTTAGCATTCGGACACGGGTTTAACATTCACTATGGAAGAATTGTTCCAGCTGCAAACACAAACGTAATGATGGTTGCTCCTAAAGCTCCAGGTCACACAGTAAGATCTGAGTTTACTAAAGGTGGTGGTATTCCTGATTTAATCGCTATTCATCAAGATGCTTCTGGTGACACTAAAGATGTAGCTTTAGCATATGCTTCAGCAATCGGTGGTGGAAGAACTGGAATTATT
This sequence is a window from Halarcobacter bivalviorum. Protein-coding genes within it:
- a CDS encoding DUF2721 domain-containing protein yields the protein MEIEISTPALLFPAVSLLLLAYTNRFLTTGQLIRALSSQARKGEIGEFRGQIENLKKRLELTKWMQFFGALSLLMCTISMFCLFLGFYIFGKQIFGLSLISMCLSLGISIWEVYISSNALNLELKDLMEKCS
- the rpsF gene encoding 30S ribosomal protein S6 → MSKLKHYETMFIVKPTLTEEETAAQIEAVKALITKNGGEIVACDDMGSRNLAYEIQKHKRGYYFVVYFKGEPTSLKEIERNYRINENIIRFIFIKYENKKEIAAWTKMSDEAAKKAN
- a CDS encoding single-stranded DNA-binding protein, which encodes MYNKVVMVGNLTRDIELRYMPNGAALAKGAIATSHRYKTQTGEQKDEVCFLDFNIFGRSAEVANQYLRKGSKVLLEGRLVFEQWTAQDGSNRSKHALRVDTMKMLDTKSEAQNVGYENTQGGYAPQSNYNQASQNQYSQPQQNAGQNSYGGMNQGQQNAPEHNIPEIDIDDDEIPF
- the rpsR gene encoding 30S ribosomal protein S18, translated to MAERRKYGKKFCKYTEMKVDFIDYKNTDLLKISMSERGKIMPRRLTGNSKNSQEMVEKAIKRARHMALVPYIVNTQDVTDAAYAK
- a CDS encoding Fe(3+) ABC transporter substrate-binding protein; translation: MLKKLALGTLVLASSLFAANEVNVYSHRHYDTDKELFKMFEDKTGIKVNVVKADATALIKRMETEGENSPADVLITVDAGNLYQAKQKNLFQSIDSEYLTKNIPEKLRDKDNQWFALTKRSRVAVYRIGSGIENELKTYEDLADPKFKGKIMVRSSNNVYNQSLLAAVIAHHGEEKALEWAKGVVANMANKPKGNDRYQVKAIANKIGDIAIANTYYIGKMVDNKEIAQAEAVKKVKIIFPKFENGGTHINVSGAGVAKYSPNKENAIKFVEFLASADAQELFAKGNFEYPVLKGVKPSELVSSWGTFEDDTISINTLGENNAKAVKIFDRAGWR
- the holA gene encoding DNA polymerase III subunit delta, whose amino-acid sequence is MYRNEFDNKLKQNEVFNAYMFYGQSSFLIEYYTNLVANQLGNKDEIEKLYFDDYNFKYAKDKLLQSSLFSSNNILIIKIDKKLPKKDVTELLEACSINPDSKVIFACMGDSDFKAMDGYFTPKLNAVSVRFFSPFANEAVKLIETHARKLNLNYEISALNHLYFMHRQDLSLCVNDLEKLAILNEKITTDKVNAHCFGIGAVNFEEFLHNLLSSEDISDDLELLLEEGMNEIYLLTQVTSFVQQLFMISSYARVHGVPNAKEILGFVPPKNVWEKKTRLAINIKPEKFLEILNYLLSIELELKSSKIHDSNLYLQACLRKVSVLIR
- a CDS encoding ABC transporter ATP-binding protein, which gives rise to MIGISVNDLSVSFGETKILEDISFNVEAGEIVTILGPSGCGKSTILRCIASLHSEYKGEIFLNETCLVNNGKHECNTDIGYIFQDYALFPHLNVKENIEFALYKLKQEEKQRRVDTLLKQFDLFDHRYKQIHELSGGQQQRVSIARVLAYEPKVLLLDEPFSNLDTILRNKTKVWLKKMIKDLGLSAILVTHDQKEALSMSDKIAIINNKKIEQFGTSQELFEKPKSYYVANFLNRINRLPYKLVEDLGSTISLENLAVIPIDKIEVTADETKIKASILDISYCGDYYELEVSLDDYENMELTVKAFCIDCLTSMQNCFLDIKLEDIKIVREKV
- a CDS encoding ABC transporter permease, encoding MKHINKLTVSSVFITLLISVPAIILFTNIFIGGENWKHLVETVLFEYIFNSLYIMVGVAVITAILGFTTAYLTSLFTFTGSSFFHYALILPFAIPTYIVAYIYGGMFDITGSVTTFILELLGKDLSEVYFFDIMSIEGAIIVMSLVLYPYVYIVCKTYLRAESSSIIDASKTMGLNNFQIFYKVVIPISRPAIVAGVILAVMEAVADFGVMDYYGVATFVTGIFRTWFGMGSVEDASKLASMLMLFIFILIFLERFQRRNKRYKSSGKDFKPIAKQKLTGFSNFFAFIACFIPFFFGFLLPFSQMTVWFYRSYEEVIDEDFLTILYQTLSIGVFSATFITILAFVLVYNVRLHKSKLADNLMQISKLGYSIPGAVVAVGILSFFALIDKSFNILLSGTIIAVIFGYTVRFIAISINNYEAGFSKIPQSYDDACKTMGIGSFQTFLKVMFPLIKNSAMASFIVIFIEVIKELPLTMILRPFNYDTLAVLSHELVTQAQVVESSVPAMFIVLLGIVSVLILVKKMIKD